The Rhopalosiphum maidis isolate BTI-1 chromosome 1, ASM367621v3, whole genome shotgun sequence genome has a segment encoding these proteins:
- the LOC113549267 gene encoding neurabin-1-like isoform X2 translates to MSTVTEEKKSIRMVGPKVSQIANIFQRPTVTKDPDIIVVKQNASPTLDNKLPVKVETPNQVTVVRTESHLARFNNARALFEKLGTGETKPTLLEKIKQSNSQDSICAKSRSPSPPSSNKKSNGVFGSAQSHSQLNGSKVVVKPIKPEKPDKKLNSRELIEKQKNWTSHFSKSPRSSNSRYNSDPSPSEVKEWIPNVNSDGISRTASTSSLYKNISHPKSPPPPPPPPSQKVDEHFNLNDDDTNLDNSTISNNQMIPEDKSNKETIEPLSVIDNSADKEEHIENIFDNQLNAVTSDMYTSVAVTEENKLNTSEPEVSNMRIPLDLSDSYTNQELPISLNSTFNVPVDHDIETIINDISMNLNEANSSTPKVQFNIGDSANHPAATVTPLESEVDSGFISSEAVTVPELSKGLIHLNKSDKFADNNDEEEENKLTPLTLDLEDTSINKSSENIIDIESSGQPDMMTPDEAEQLLSTNSQDNLLSDEEAKEIKKLLSPSDNDQLNTSDWMSEVLSIESNDNVNNQSQEINETHDNYNTDDFQVYDSWEQSYETKTDTLSANNESAEFDEYEVDSDLYKSKEFIPEPTKEVYEEGGVHYYEDGHFWMEVPGLPERDSDDESHIVVKQNMKVKFSADPIKVYSTFSMGEYDRRNEDVDPVAASAEYELEKRVERLDLMKVILLKGPEGLGLSIIGMGVGADTGLEKLGIFVKTITPDGAAAKDGRIQVNDQIIEVDNKSLVGVTQAYAASVLRNTYGQVNFVIGRETDPENSEVAHLIRQSLEADKERDTQRRQLEHSLNQKFFGNDRTESSSEDLSKTDDADTVQSLRELLQESRLNVAKAEDEISKLKTRVEELEWNGANNKKEIADKLVQSGLHLNELDKCLYVARRDKETYQGMLQTSEERYVNLEKKYIKLKKILKEFQQRETDLLHREEYYLQVLQEKDTEYNALVKALKDRVIQVEHELLDTQRRAGFPVQLPQNTTSTSHYLTTLTPLVKKTKVNPVLPLLQQLGADLSETEDSFEDEKVATVERKLPVKEELDRAVPPHELLDVSLSKSKAELAARGLVTRQLPTNAIRKSLSNSSLDYNNEEVNRIEDSIAIESTIESKDVSNVESMVQEQKQMPQYASIQKPHHHQTDQFLARIQQSTHCRNLNGPPPSLAEQLKIVLAERESRLSESNSLYSSDHNSSTSSFADEIREASLNLKKANTQWQHSNQLPQSSPSSVSSSESVSPGHYASDLNNSKAIGSTDSIDIWTPPQSADSSITERKNSHVWHNAPVHEWSKEQVCQWLLALSLEQYISKFMEHQVSGIGLLNLDTKDFKNFGIVGDDKNRLKRKLKDLKAQAEKEKRHTEKERKEKERLQRKAEKLAEKASKRK, encoded by the exons gaGAAACTAAACCtactttattagaaaaaattaaacagagTAATTCTCAAGACAGCATTTGTGCTAAATCTAGATCTCCAAGTCCACCttcaagtaataaaaaatctaatggTGTTTTTGGAAGCGCACAAAGTCACTCACAATTAAATGGCAGCAAAGTTGttgtaaaaccaattaaaCCTGAAAAACCTGATAAGAAACTAAATAGTCGGgaattaatagaaaaacaaaaaaattggacATCTCATTTTTCTAAATCACCACGTTCATCCAATTCtag atataatagtgATCCTAGTCCAAGTGAAGTAAAAGAATGGATACCAAATGTTAATTCTGATGGTATTTCTCGGACTGCTTCAACCTCatcattatacaaaaatatttctcatCCTAAAAGTCCAcctccaccaccaccaccaccatctCAAAAAGttgatgaacattttaatttaaatgatgatgatactaattt aGACAATtctacaataagtaataaccagATGATACCCGAAGATAAATCGAATAAAGAAACAATAGAACCACTATCTGTTATTGATAATTCTGCTGACAAGGAGGAAcacatagaaaatatttttgataatcaattaaatgcTGTAACCTCAGACATGTATACTTCTGTAGCTGTGactgaagaaaataaattaaat ACAAGTGAACCTGAAGTTAGTAATATGAGGATTCCATTAGACTTATCAGATTCATATACAAATCAAGAATTACCTATTAGTTTAAATTCCACATTTAATGTACCCGTGGATCATGACattgaaactattattaatgacATAAGTATGAATCTAAATGAAGCAAATTCTTCAACCCCTAAAGTTCAATTCAATATTGGAGATTCAGCCAATCATCCTGCGGCTACAGTTACACCATTAGAGAGTGAAGTTGATTCTGGATTTATCTCTTCTGAAGCCGTGACTGTTCCTGAATTAAGTAAAGGGTTGATTCATTTGAATAAAAGTGACAAATTTGCTGATAACAATGATGAAGAAGaagaa aataaactaACTCCGTTGACACTGGATCTGGAAGatacaagtataaataaaagttcagaaaatataatagatatagagTCCTCAGGACAACCAGATATGATGACACCAGATGAAGCTGAACAATTACTTAGCACTAA tagtcAAGATAATCTTTTGTCTGACGAAGAAGCTaaagaaatcaaaaaattactatCACCTTCTGATAATGATCAATTGAATACATCTGACTGGATGAGTGAAGTTCTTTCTATTGAATCCAATGATAATGTCAACAATCAAAG tcaagaaattaatgaaactcatgataattataatactgatGACTTTCAAGTTTATGATTCTTGGGAGCAAAGTTATGAGACAAAAACCGACACATTATCTGCTAATAACGAGAGTGCTGAATTTGATGAATATGAAGTAGATagtgatttatataaatctaaagAATTTATTCCTGAACCTACCAAAGAA GTTTATGAAGAAGGTGGTGTGCACTATTATGAAGATGGCCATTTTTGGATGGAAGTTCCAGGACTACCAGAACGTGACTCAGATGACGAATCTCATATTGTAgtcaaacaaaatatgaaagtgAAATTTAGTGCAGATCCAATCAAA gTTTATAGCACCTTTTCAATGGGTGAATATGATCGGCGTAATGAAGACGTAGATCCTGTAGCTGCATCAGCAGAATATGAATTAGAAAAACGAGTAGAACGTTTGGATTTGATGAaagtaattttactaaaaggTCCAGAAGGTCTTGGTTTATCAATTATTGGAATGGGTGTCGGCGCAGATACAGGTCTTGAAAAACTcggtatttttgtaaaaactatCACTCCTGATGGAGCTGCTGCTAAAGATGGCCGTATACAG gtaaatgATCAAATAATTGAAGTTGATAACAAATCTTTGGTTGGTGTTACACAAGCATATGCAGCCTCCGTTTTAAGAAATACTTATGGTCAAGTTAACTTTGTGATAGGAAGGGAAACTGATCCTGAGAATAGTGAAGTTGCTCATCTTATTCGCCAGTCGTTAGAA gcTGATAAAGAAAGAGATACTCAACGACGTCAGCTTGAACATTCATTAAACCAAAAATTCTTTGGTAATGATCGCACAGAATCTTCTAGTGAAGACTTGAGCAAAACCGATGACGCTGATACAGTTCAATCTTTACGTGAATTATTACAAGAA AGCCGATTAAATGTAGCTAAAGCTGAAGATGAAATTAGCAAACTGAAAACCAGG gtAGAAGAATTAGAATGGAATGGTGCcaacaataaaaaagaaattgctGATAAACTTGTACAATCTGGACTACACTTAAATGAGTTAGATAAATGCTTATATGTTGCAAGAAGAGATAAAGAGACTTATCAAGGAATGTTACAAACATCAGAA gaacGTTATGTgaacttagaaaaaaaatacataaaattgaaaaaaattctcaaggaattccaACAACGTGAAACTGACCTTTTACACCGAgaagaatattatttgcaaGTGTTACAAGAAAAAGACACAGAATATAATGCTTTGGTGAAAGCTCTTAAAGATCGA gtaataCAAGTTGAACATGAATTATTAGATACTCAACGGCGAGCTGGTTTTCCAGTCCAACTACCTCAAAATACTACTAGCACTAGTCATTATTTAACTACTTTGACACCACTtgtcaaaaaaacaaaa gtTAATCCTGTTTTGCCATTACTTCAACAACTTGGAGCTGATTTATCAGAAACAGAAGACAGTTTTGAAGATGAAAAAGTCGCAACTGTTGAACGAAAATTGCCTGTAAAAGAAGAATTAGATAGGGCAGTTCCTCCACATGAACTTTTAGATGTGTCTTTATCAAAAAGTAAAGCAGAATTAGCTGCAAGGGGTCTTGTTACACGACAATTACCAACCAATGCTATTCGTAAATCTTTATCAAATAGCAGCTta gaTTACAATAATGAAGAAGTAAATCGTATTGAAGACTCTATAGCTATAGAATCTACTATTGAGTCAAAAGATGTATCAAATGTTGAATCTATGGTTCAGGAACAAAAACAAATGCCACAGTATGCATCTATTCAAAAACCACATCATCATCAAACTGATCAATTTTTGGCTCGTATTCAACAATCAACACATTGTCGTAATT TAAATGGTCCTCCACCATCATTAGCCGAACAGCTTAAGATTGTACTTGCTGAACGTGAGTCACGTTTGTCAGAATCGAATAGTTTATACTCTTCTGATCATAACAGTTCTACAAGTTCCTTTGCTGATGAAATTAGAGAAGCTAGCTTAAATT TGAAAAAAGCCAATACTCAATGGCAGCATTCTAACCAGTTGCCTCAAAGTTCCCCATCATCAGTATCATCGTCTGAAAGTGTATCTCCTGGTCATTATGCttctgatttaaataattccaaaGCAATTGGATCAActg attctattGATATTTGGACTCCTCCTCAATCTGCAGATAGTTCAATTACTGAGCGAAAAAATTCTCATGTTTGGCACAATGCACCTGTACACGAATGGTCTAAAGAACAA GTATGTCAATGGTTATTAGCCTTGAGCTTAGAgcaatatatatcaaaattcatGGAACATCAAGTATCTGGTATTGGTCTTTTGAATTTAGATACTAAagactttaaaaattttggtATTGTCGGAGATGACAAGAATCGACTAAAACGTAAACTTAAGGATCTTAAAGCCCAAGCAGAAAAGGAAAAACGTCATACTGAAAAAGAGCGAAAAGAAAAAGAACGATTACAAAGAAAAGCTGAAAAACTAGCTGAAAAAGCTAGTAaacgtaaataa